One region of Mangifera indica cultivar Alphonso chromosome 3, CATAS_Mindica_2.1, whole genome shotgun sequence genomic DNA includes:
- the LOC123210618 gene encoding photosynthetic NDH subunit of subcomplex B 4, chloroplastic → MADSIFTFTITNPQLHTSFQASKLLRQCPRTRLFNGWQQVEGSKKKRSASLSKVNALPDWPLMAMLVQHTEGQPDFTTIKSVWHLSDQAIKNVYVFYIMFTVWGCMFFSATKDPYYDSEVYRGDGGDGTGHWFYEKQENMEAEARAELWKEELIEEIEQKVGGLQELEEAGRK, encoded by the exons ATGGCTGACTCTATATTCACTTTCACTATTACCAACCCCCAACTTCACACCTCTTTCCAAGCATCAAAACTG CTTAGGCAGTGCCCAAGAACTAGACTTTTTAATGGGTGGCAGCAG GTTGAAGGAAGCAAGAAGAAAAGGTCGGCTTCTTTAAGCAAAGTAAATGCATTACCAGACTGGCCTCTAATGGCAATGCTAGTTCAGCATACAGAAGGGCAACCAGATTTTACAACTATCAAATCTGTCTGGCATCTCAGTGATCAAGCAATAAAGAACGTTT ATGTTTTCTACATCATGTTCACTGTCTGGGGATGCATGTTCTTTAGTGCCACAAAA GATCCATATTATGACTCGGAAGTTTACAGAGGAGATGGAGGAGATGGTACTGGGCACTGGTTCTATGAGAAG CAAGAAAATATGGAAGCGGAAGCGAGGGCAGAGTTGTGGAAGGAGGAGCTAATTGAAGAGATTGAGCAGAAGGTTGGAGGACTTCAAGAATTGGAAGAAGCTGGCAGGAAGTAA
- the LOC123210619 gene encoding 2-hydroxy-palmitic acid dioxygenase mpo1 has protein sequence MGKPGLLDLEKHFAFYGAYHSNPVNIFIHIIFVWPIFFTALVLFCFVPPFYDVAFLPSGLFNSPLVLNFSFLFALIYASFYFCMDKKAGSLAALLCFACWVGASFVANRLGYSLAWKVVLAAQVICWTGQFLGHGIFEKRAPALLDNLVQAFLMAPFFVLLEILQTVFGYEPYPGFRAKVEAKIDAEIKEWKEKNQKKNS, from the exons ATGGGAAAACCTGGACTCCTTGATCTTGAGAAGCACTTTGCCTTCTATGGCGCATATCACAGCAACCCCGTTAAcatttttatacacataattttcgTGTGGCCGATTTTCTTCACTGCTCTTGTTCTGTTCTGCTTTGTACCTCCTTTTTATGATGTTGCATTTTTGCCATCTGGGTTGTTTAATTCTCCCCTCGTTTTGAATTTCTCATTCTTGTTTGCCCTGATCTACGcttctttctatttttgtatGGATAAGAAAGCTGGTTCTTTGGCGGCTTTGCTTTGTTTCGCTTGTTGGGTTGGGGCCAGTTTTGTTGCTAATAGACTCGGATACTCTCTTGCTTGGaag GTTGTGCTAGCAGCTCAGGTTATCTGTTGGACTGGACAGTTTCTGGGTCATGGTATCTTTGAG AAACGGGCACCAGCTCTTTTGGATAACCTTGTTCAAGCCTTTTTGATGGCTCCTTTCTTTGTATTGCTCGAG ATTCTCCAGACAGTCTTCGGCTATGAACCGTATCCAGGGTTTCGTGCAAAAGTTGAAGCAAAGATAGATGCTGAAATCAAGGAATGGAAGGAGaagaatcaaaagaaaaattcttaa
- the LOC123210115 gene encoding NAC domain-containing protein 100-like isoform X1, which produces MENYSGFVNEDDQLDLPPGFRFHPTDEELIVHYLYKKVLDVNFSARAIGDVDLNKSEPWELPWKAKMGEKEWYFFCMRDRKYPTGLRTNRATVSGYWKATGKDREIYRGKSLVGMKKTLVFYKGRAPKGEKSNWVMHEYRLDGKFSVHNLPKTAKQNEWVISRVFEKSSGGKKTHISGLVRLGSFGNKESGLPPLMDSSPPDNNNNGVKSTKLLTDSAYVPCFSNANSIDVQRTQQNSIDCFKNPLIPVSSSNQTDVFPRFPLPNSFYSPFPIPFSSNFQIPNSVLLQDHSILRTLVENRTCQSFKTEREMVSLSQDTGLTGDMNPEISSVMSNLEMVNQDQGPGALDLDSFWNY; this is translated from the exons ATGGAGAACTATTCTGGTTTTGTTAACGAAGACGATCAGTTGGATTTGCCACCTGGCTTCAGATTCCATCCCACTGATGAAGAGCTCATCGTTCACTACTTGTACAAGAAAGTTCTTGATGTCAATTTCTCAGCTAGAGCTATTGGAGATGTTGATTTGAACAAGTCTGAACCTTGGGAATTGCCTT GGAAAGCAAAGATGGGAGAGAAAGAGTGGTACTTTTTCTGTATGAGGGATAGAAAATACCCAACCGGGTTGAGGACTAACCGGGCCACCGTTTCTGGTTACTGGAAAGCCACCGGAAAAGATAGAGAAATTTACAGAGGAAAATCACTTGTGGGAATGAAGAAAACTCTTGTTTTCTACAAGGGAAGAGCCCCAAAAGGAGAAAAAAGCAACTGGGTTATGCACGAATATAGATTGGATGGAAAATTTTCTGTCCATAATCTTCCTAAAACTGCAAAG CAGAATGAATGGGTGATTTCGAGGGTGTTTGAAAAGAGTTCAGGTGGGAAGAAGACTCATATTTCAGGGCTAGTAAGATTAGGCTCTTTTGGTAACAAGGAATCTGGTTTACCTCCATTAATGGATTCTTCTCCTCctgataataataacaatggCGTCAAGTCCACTAAACTTCTCACAGATTCGGCTTACGTGCCCTGCTTCTCCAACGCCAACTCCATTGATGTTCAAAGAACCCAACAAAACTCAATCGATTGCTTCAAAAATCCTCTCATCCCCGTTTCTTCCTCCAACCAAACCGACGTTTTCCCACGATTCCCACTTCCCAATTCATTCTACTCTCCTTTTCCCATCCCCTTTTCATCAAATTTCCAAATTCCCAATTCAGTTCTACTGCAAGACCACTCAATCCTGAGGACCTTAGTCGAAAACCGAACATGCCAGAGCTTCAAAACAGAGAGGGAAATGGTCAGTCTATCACAAGACACCGGCCTCACCGGCGATATGAACCCAGAAATCTCTTCAGTTATGTCCAATCTGGAAATGGTGAATCAAGATCAAGGCCCTGGAGCACTGGATCTTGATAGTTTTTGGAATTATTGA
- the LOC123210115 gene encoding NAC domain-containing protein 100-like isoform X2, whose product MENYSGFVNEDDQLDLPPGFRFHPTDEELIVHYLYKKVLDVNFSARAIGDVDLNKSEPWELPWKAKMGEKEWYFFCMRDRKYPTGLRTNRATVSGYWKATGKDREIYRGKSLVGMKKTLVFYKGRAPKGEKSNWVMHEYRLDGKFSVHNLPKTAKNEWVISRVFEKSSGGKKTHISGLVRLGSFGNKESGLPPLMDSSPPDNNNNGVKSTKLLTDSAYVPCFSNANSIDVQRTQQNSIDCFKNPLIPVSSSNQTDVFPRFPLPNSFYSPFPIPFSSNFQIPNSVLLQDHSILRTLVENRTCQSFKTEREMVSLSQDTGLTGDMNPEISSVMSNLEMVNQDQGPGALDLDSFWNY is encoded by the exons ATGGAGAACTATTCTGGTTTTGTTAACGAAGACGATCAGTTGGATTTGCCACCTGGCTTCAGATTCCATCCCACTGATGAAGAGCTCATCGTTCACTACTTGTACAAGAAAGTTCTTGATGTCAATTTCTCAGCTAGAGCTATTGGAGATGTTGATTTGAACAAGTCTGAACCTTGGGAATTGCCTT GGAAAGCAAAGATGGGAGAGAAAGAGTGGTACTTTTTCTGTATGAGGGATAGAAAATACCCAACCGGGTTGAGGACTAACCGGGCCACCGTTTCTGGTTACTGGAAAGCCACCGGAAAAGATAGAGAAATTTACAGAGGAAAATCACTTGTGGGAATGAAGAAAACTCTTGTTTTCTACAAGGGAAGAGCCCCAAAAGGAGAAAAAAGCAACTGGGTTATGCACGAATATAGATTGGATGGAAAATTTTCTGTCCATAATCTTCCTAAAACTGCAAAG AATGAATGGGTGATTTCGAGGGTGTTTGAAAAGAGTTCAGGTGGGAAGAAGACTCATATTTCAGGGCTAGTAAGATTAGGCTCTTTTGGTAACAAGGAATCTGGTTTACCTCCATTAATGGATTCTTCTCCTCctgataataataacaatggCGTCAAGTCCACTAAACTTCTCACAGATTCGGCTTACGTGCCCTGCTTCTCCAACGCCAACTCCATTGATGTTCAAAGAACCCAACAAAACTCAATCGATTGCTTCAAAAATCCTCTCATCCCCGTTTCTTCCTCCAACCAAACCGACGTTTTCCCACGATTCCCACTTCCCAATTCATTCTACTCTCCTTTTCCCATCCCCTTTTCATCAAATTTCCAAATTCCCAATTCAGTTCTACTGCAAGACCACTCAATCCTGAGGACCTTAGTCGAAAACCGAACATGCCAGAGCTTCAAAACAGAGAGGGAAATGGTCAGTCTATCACAAGACACCGGCCTCACCGGCGATATGAACCCAGAAATCTCTTCAGTTATGTCCAATCTGGAAATGGTGAATCAAGATCAAGGCCCTGGAGCACTGGATCTTGATAGTTTTTGGAATTATTGA
- the LOC123212202 gene encoding transcription factor MYB106-like: protein MGRSPNSFASGLKRGPWTPEEDQKLLSYIQQHDHGSWRSLPEKAGLQRCGKSCRLRWTNYLRPDIKRGKFSLHEEQTIIQLHALLGNRWSAIAAQLPKRTDNEIKNYWNTHIKKRLAMKGIDPVTHRPKVASLGAADGDPKNASNLNHMAQWESARLEAEARLVKESKARHNEPTTNFSSSSSRCPAPSVHLINKMATKPPCLDILKAWQNVCFKMFESSINTNTITDLESPTSTLQPPIVNASLGGELKVASGVDKVVEAAENAWTGYNDILDGFSSVLDDYGINTGNHHEDNRNYCWNDLMSLIPSPVYSPTF from the exons ATGGGAAGGTCGCCCAACAGCTTCGCCAGCGGCTTGAAAAGAGGTCCTTGGACACCTGAAGAGGACCAGAAACTCTTGTCCTACATTCAACAACATGACCATGGAAGCTGGCGTTCCTTGCCTGAGAAAGCAG GTCTTCAGAGATGTGGGAAGAGCTGCAGACTGAGATGGACTAATTATCTAAGGCCTGATATTAAGAGAGGAAAGTTCAGTCTTCATGAAGAACAAACTATCATTCAACTTCATGCTCTTCTCGGCAACag ATGGTCTGCCATAGCTGCGCAGTTGCCAAAGAGAACAGACAACGAGATCAAGAATTATTGGAACACGCACATCAAAAAACGGTTAGCCATGAAGGGTATCGATCCAGTGACTCACAGGCCAAAGGTTGCCTCTCTAGGCGCAGCCGACGGTGACCCCAAGAACGCCTCCAACCTCAACCACATGGCTCAGTGGGAGAGTGCTCGACTTGAGGCGGAAGCTCGACTAGTGAAGGAGTCAAAGGCGAGGCACAACGAACCAACGACTAACTTTTCATCATCAAGCTCTCGCTGCCCTGCACCTTCAGTTCACTTAATCAACAAAATGGCTACTAAACCACCTTGTCTCGACATCCTCAAAGCCTGGCAAAACGTTTGCTTCAAGATGTTTGAAAGCAGCATTAATACTAATACTATCACTGATCTTGAGTCACCAACATCTACTCTGCAACCGCCAATTGTTAATGCATCTTTGGGAGGCGAATTGAAAGTAGCGAGTGGTGTTGACAAGGTTGTTGAGGCTGCCGAGAATGCATGGACCGGGTATAACGATATCCTTGATGGGTTTAGCAGTGTCTTGGATGATTATGGCATTAACACAGGTAATCATCATGAAGACAACAGAAACTACTGTTGGAATGATTTAATGAGTTTAATACCGTCGCCTGTGTACTCCCCCACATTTTGA